One genomic region from Amycolatopsis sp. FBCC-B4732 encodes:
- a CDS encoding magnesium transporter CorA family protein, which translates to MTRSRLYRSGVLEAEDFPAAEAARHLADPSVTLWLDLDAPTAQDLADLTTEFGLHPLAVAAVLDDEHQRPKLVRYDRHAFLAAYLVRVTDGALTASELDAFVTDRVLITVHHNNTADIDALTARWDSTPELAKNGAAFLLHGLLDYLVDAHLDAVQVLDEQVEALEDLVFADHVDHTDLQRRSLRLRRSLSRLRHLAVPMREIVASLMRRDDTLLPYFQDVYDHVLRVTEWTESLRDLIATIRETQLSIQGNRLNTIMKKVTSWAAIIAVPTAITGFYGQNIPYPGFGQASGVWVSTLAILLISATLYALFKRRDWL; encoded by the coding sequence ATGACGCGCAGCCGGTTGTACCGCAGCGGTGTCCTCGAGGCGGAGGACTTCCCCGCCGCCGAGGCCGCCCGCCACCTCGCCGACCCGTCGGTGACCCTGTGGCTCGACCTGGACGCGCCCACCGCTCAGGACCTCGCGGACCTGACCACCGAGTTCGGCCTGCACCCGCTCGCCGTCGCGGCCGTGCTCGACGACGAGCACCAGCGGCCGAAGCTCGTCCGCTACGACCGGCACGCGTTCCTCGCCGCGTACCTCGTGCGGGTGACCGACGGCGCGCTGACGGCGTCGGAGCTCGACGCCTTCGTCACCGACCGGGTGCTGATCACCGTGCACCACAACAACACCGCCGACATCGACGCGCTCACCGCCCGCTGGGACAGCACGCCCGAACTGGCGAAGAACGGCGCCGCGTTCCTGCTCCACGGGCTGCTCGACTACCTGGTCGACGCGCACCTGGACGCCGTTCAGGTGCTGGACGAGCAGGTCGAGGCCCTCGAGGACCTGGTGTTCGCCGACCACGTCGACCACACCGACCTGCAGCGCCGGTCCCTGCGGCTGCGCCGGAGCCTCAGCCGGCTGCGCCACCTGGCCGTGCCGATGCGGGAGATCGTCGCCTCGCTGATGCGCCGCGACGACACGCTGCTGCCGTACTTCCAGGACGTCTACGACCACGTCCTGCGCGTGACGGAGTGGACGGAGTCGCTGCGCGACCTGATCGCGACGATCCGCGAAACCCAGCTGAGCATCCAAGGCAACCGCCTGAACACGATCATGAAGAAGGTGACGAGCTGGGCGGCGATCATCGCGGTGCCGACGGCGATCACCGGCTTCTACGGGCAGAACATCCCGTACCCCGGGTTCGGCCAGGCTTCGGGGGTGTGGGTCTCGACGCTCGCCATCCTGCTCATCTCCGCGACGCTGTACGCGCTGTTCAAGCGCCGGGATTGGCTCTGA
- a CDS encoding universal stress protein, whose protein sequence is MTTTDRPIVTGVDGSGEALDAVRWAGRTARLHDAPLEIVHALDFPALLAGGVVPPPEEMRDVLRAHGNRYLRAAREIAEAQGAPAVTARLDPDRAAQALIEASRKAALVVVGSGGHGRLTGLLAGSVASAVGAHACSDVVVVRGDTWDEPGAEDRPVVAGIDGSEQSTRILATAVAEAKARHARLVVVHASADDPPRPETEPHLDPQASAEAGQRLLAGLTGEHDAGDVRIDRVVVRSHPRRELIGQSTTAQLVVLGDRGRGGFPGLLLGSTGQALLHNASCPVYLVRTAT, encoded by the coding sequence ATGACCACGACCGATCGCCCGATCGTCACCGGAGTGGACGGGTCGGGCGAGGCGCTCGACGCCGTCCGCTGGGCCGGCCGGACCGCCCGCCTGCACGACGCCCCGCTGGAAATCGTGCACGCCCTCGACTTCCCGGCGCTGCTCGCCGGCGGCGTCGTCCCCCCGCCGGAAGAGATGAGGGACGTCCTGCGCGCGCACGGGAACCGGTACCTGCGCGCCGCCCGCGAGATCGCCGAAGCGCAGGGCGCGCCCGCGGTGACCGCCCGGCTCGACCCCGACCGGGCCGCACAAGCTCTCATCGAAGCGTCGCGGAAGGCCGCGCTCGTCGTGGTCGGTTCCGGCGGGCACGGCCGGCTGACCGGTCTCCTCGCCGGCTCGGTCGCCTCCGCCGTGGGCGCGCACGCGTGCTCGGACGTGGTGGTGGTCCGCGGCGACACGTGGGACGAGCCCGGCGCGGAAGACCGTCCGGTCGTCGCCGGGATCGACGGCAGCGAGCAGAGCACCCGGATCCTCGCGACGGCCGTCGCGGAGGCGAAGGCGCGCCACGCCCGCCTGGTCGTCGTGCACGCGTCGGCGGACGATCCGCCCCGCCCGGAGACCGAGCCGCACCTGGACCCGCAGGCTTCCGCCGAAGCCGGGCAACGGCTGCTGGCCGGGCTGACCGGCGAGCACGACGCCGGCGACGTCCGCATCGACCGGGTCGTGGTCCGCAGCCATCCCCGCCGCGAGCTGATCGGGCAGAGCACGACCGCTCAGCTCGTCGTGCTCGGCGACCGCGGCCGCGGCGGGTTCCCCGGCCTGCTGCTGGGCTCCACCGGCCAGGCGCTGCTGCACAACGCGTCGTGCCCGGTGTACCTCGTGCGCACCGCCACCTGA
- a CDS encoding zinc-binding alcohol dehydrogenase family protein: MTAWRVTRPGPIATGPLDRSRVPVLRPADGELLVRVLVCGVCRTDLHVAEGDLPVHREGVTPGHEVVGEVVAPGGDVTGFAAGDRVGIAWLRGTCGRCRYCLCGRENLCPESRYTGWDADGGYAEYAVVPAAYALPLPTGYSDDELAPLLCAGLIGYHALARAEVPENGRLGIYGFGGSAHLTAQVAIARGATVHVMTRSAEARELALALGAASAGDAADPAPEPLDSAILFAPAGELVLPALAALDRGGTLAIAGIHLSDVPALNYQQHLFQERQVRSVTANTRADAREFLAFAGVHHLGVSTVPYALGEADQALADLAADRVNGAAVLRAG, encoded by the coding sequence ATGACGGCCTGGCGCGTGACCCGGCCCGGGCCGATCGCCACGGGCCCCCTCGACCGGTCGCGGGTACCGGTGCTGCGCCCTGCGGACGGCGAACTGCTCGTGCGCGTGCTGGTGTGCGGCGTCTGCCGGACGGACCTGCACGTGGCGGAAGGCGACCTCCCGGTGCACCGCGAAGGTGTGACGCCGGGCCACGAGGTCGTCGGCGAGGTCGTCGCGCCCGGCGGCGACGTCACCGGCTTCGCGGCCGGTGACCGGGTGGGGATCGCGTGGCTGCGCGGAACCTGCGGCCGCTGCCGGTACTGCCTGTGCGGGCGGGAGAACCTCTGCCCGGAGTCGCGCTACACCGGCTGGGACGCCGACGGCGGGTACGCCGAGTACGCCGTCGTCCCGGCGGCCTACGCACTGCCGCTGCCCACCGGCTATTCCGACGACGAGCTGGCGCCGTTGCTGTGCGCCGGGCTGATCGGCTACCACGCGCTCGCCCGGGCCGAGGTGCCGGAGAACGGACGGCTGGGGATCTACGGTTTCGGCGGCAGCGCGCACCTGACCGCCCAGGTGGCGATCGCGCGAGGTGCCACCGTGCACGTCATGACGCGCAGCGCCGAAGCGCGCGAGCTCGCCTTGGCGTTGGGTGCGGCCTCAGCCGGCGACGCCGCCGACCCGGCGCCGGAGCCGTTGGATTCCGCGATCCTGTTCGCGCCCGCCGGCGAACTGGTGCTCCCGGCGCTGGCCGCCCTGGACCGCGGGGGAACGCTGGCGATCGCGGGCATCCACCTGTCCGACGTGCCCGCGCTGAACTACCAGCAGCACCTGTTCCAGGAGCGTCAGGTGCGCAGTGTCACGGCGAACACCCGGGCCGACGCGCGGGAGTTCCTGGCCTTCGCCGGGGTGCACCACCTCGGTGTCAGCACGGTGCCGTACGCGCTGGGCGAGGCGGACCAGGCCTTGGCGGACCTGGCCGCGGACCGGGTCAACGGCGCGGCGGTGTTGCGGGCCGGCTGA
- a CDS encoding universal stress protein, whose amino-acid sequence MSATGNPPIVVAVDGSETAAAAALWAAGEAARRHASLLVFTAYGYEDAAFGGKLYPPSDWLAVKEAEADQLVRQTRATLEAAVPGLEIATETSDRGPVPGLLEVSGRARLLVTGEPVGSIAGLFSGSPDVDLAAKAHCPVVVVRGNENADGPVVVGTDGSPLSEAAIAWAFEEASLRNAPLIALYTWHDGDTAGLFSDGNVAFQGEGLQDSGRRLLAQRLAGWQEKYPDVAVERRVEHDKPRARLLSASHDAQLVVVGSRGRGGFTGLVLGSTSQALLHHAGCPVMVVRTEKEV is encoded by the coding sequence ATGAGCGCAACCGGAAACCCACCGATCGTGGTGGCCGTGGACGGTTCGGAAACGGCTGCCGCGGCTGCACTGTGGGCGGCCGGGGAAGCCGCCCGCCGGCACGCTTCGCTGCTCGTCTTCACCGCATACGGCTACGAAGACGCCGCGTTCGGCGGCAAGCTCTACCCGCCGTCGGACTGGCTCGCGGTCAAGGAAGCGGAAGCCGACCAGCTGGTCCGGCAGACGCGCGCCACCCTCGAAGCCGCCGTTCCCGGGCTGGAGATCGCCACCGAGACCAGTGACCGCGGGCCGGTTCCGGGGTTGCTGGAGGTGTCGGGCCGGGCCCGGCTGCTCGTCACCGGGGAGCCCGTCGGCTCGATCGCGGGGTTGTTCAGCGGCTCGCCCGACGTGGACCTCGCGGCCAAGGCGCACTGCCCGGTGGTCGTCGTGCGCGGGAACGAAAACGCCGACGGCCCGGTCGTCGTCGGCACCGACGGCAGCCCGCTCAGCGAGGCCGCGATCGCGTGGGCCTTCGAGGAGGCTTCGCTCCGCAACGCCCCGCTGATCGCGCTGTACACGTGGCACGACGGCGACACCGCCGGCTTGTTCAGCGACGGCAACGTCGCGTTCCAGGGCGAAGGTCTGCAGGATTCCGGCCGCCGGCTGCTCGCGCAGCGGCTCGCCGGGTGGCAGGAGAAGTACCCGGACGTGGCCGTCGAGCGCCGGGTCGAGCACGACAAACCCCGCGCCCGCCTGCTTTCGGCGAGTCACGACGCGCAGCTGGTCGTCGTCGGCAGCCGCGGCCGCGGCGGTTTCACCGGCCTCGTCCTCGGCTCGACGAGCCAGGCGCTCCTGCACCACGCGGGCTGCCCCGTCATGGTCGTCCGTACCGAGAAAGAGGTGTGA
- a CDS encoding CBS domain-containing protein: MNAGPVSVVMTADPITVSVQTPFKDIAQLLTGNGISAVGVLDKTGALVGVVSEADLLPHLWDRKPRWRDRRLARKATACVAKDLMTSPAVTIDAGATLAEAAATFAHSGVRRLFVLRGGKVAGVLSRRDLVSVFTRGDADLEREVSDRVLREQLNLGPDRVRVEVRAGIVTVVGRVERRSDIDPVTRLIQELSGVVEVRNRLDYVWNDVA; this comes from the coding sequence ATGAACGCCGGCCCGGTGTCCGTGGTGATGACCGCCGACCCGATCACCGTCTCCGTGCAGACGCCGTTCAAGGACATCGCCCAGCTGCTCACCGGCAACGGGATCAGCGCGGTCGGGGTGCTGGACAAGACCGGCGCGCTCGTCGGGGTCGTCTCCGAGGCGGATCTGCTCCCGCACCTGTGGGACCGCAAACCCCGGTGGCGCGACCGCCGGCTCGCCCGCAAGGCGACGGCGTGCGTGGCGAAGGACCTGATGACCAGCCCGGCCGTCACGATCGACGCCGGCGCCACGCTCGCCGAGGCGGCCGCGACGTTCGCGCACAGCGGCGTCCGGCGGTTGTTCGTGCTGCGCGGCGGAAAGGTGGCGGGCGTGCTGTCCCGCCGCGACCTGGTCTCGGTCTTCACCCGCGGCGACGCGGACCTCGAGCGCGAGGTGAGCGACCGGGTGCTGCGCGAGCAGCTGAACCTCGGCCCGGACCGCGTGCGCGTCGAGGTGCGCGCCGGCATCGTGACGGTCGTGGGCCGCGTGGAGCGGCGCAGCGACATCGACCCGGTGACGCGGCTGATCCAGGAGCTGTCCGGCGTCGTGGAGGTGCGCAACCGCCTGGACTACGTCTGGAACGACGTGGCTTGA
- a CDS encoding Acg family FMN-binding oxidoreductase: MDHTTPDAYTVRAAVALAVRAPSVHNSQPWQWHFSGRTVELRADPRRRLRHADPDGRDLLVSCGCALHHFTIAAAAMGWAAQVHRLPDPARPDLLARIDLVPHDTRDADIALAAAIPRRRSDRRRYAAGPLPVRDEIFLQKSAADRDAVLRIVTEAPRRSALTGAATEADGLHRADPDYEIELAAWSGRNYAPDGVPARNAVRAPASPHELRVREFAGARLPDTAGPDGAALTVLATAGDTALDRLHAGEATSAVLLTATRLGLASCVYTEPFELTSTRALVRDCVLDGRLEPQLVIRVGHLPPGAPPLPATPRRPISEVLRPVPHPYGAGLPIPEQLRAR, translated from the coding sequence ATGGACCACACGACGCCCGACGCCTACACCGTGAGGGCGGCCGTCGCGCTCGCGGTGCGGGCCCCATCGGTGCACAACTCCCAGCCGTGGCAGTGGCACTTCAGCGGCCGCACGGTCGAGCTGCGGGCCGACCCGCGCCGCCGGCTGCGGCACGCCGACCCCGACGGCCGCGACCTGCTCGTCAGCTGCGGCTGCGCCCTGCACCACTTCACGATCGCCGCCGCGGCGATGGGCTGGGCGGCGCAGGTCCACCGGCTGCCCGACCCGGCGCGGCCGGACCTGCTCGCCCGCATCGACCTGGTGCCCCACGACACCCGCGACGCCGACATCGCCCTCGCCGCGGCCATCCCCCGCCGCCGCTCGGACCGCCGGCGCTACGCAGCCGGGCCGTTGCCGGTGCGCGACGAGATCTTCCTGCAGAAGAGCGCGGCCGACCGGGACGCCGTTCTGCGGATCGTCACCGAAGCACCCCGCCGGTCGGCGCTCACGGGCGCGGCCACCGAAGCCGACGGCCTCCACCGGGCGGACCCGGACTACGAGATCGAGCTCGCGGCGTGGAGCGGACGGAACTACGCACCGGACGGAGTACCCGCGCGGAACGCGGTCCGTGCCCCCGCTTCGCCGCACGAACTGCGGGTCCGCGAGTTCGCCGGCGCCCGCTTGCCCGACACGGCGGGTCCGGACGGCGCCGCCCTCACCGTGCTGGCCACCGCGGGCGACACCGCCCTCGACCGCCTCCACGCCGGCGAGGCCACCAGCGCGGTCCTGCTCACCGCGACCCGGCTCGGCCTCGCATCGTGCGTGTACACCGAGCCGTTCGAGCTCACCAGCACGCGCGCCCTGGTCCGCGACTGCGTCCTCGACGGACGGCTCGAGCCGCAGCTGGTCATCCGCGTCGGCCACCTGCCACCGGGCGCGCCCCCGCTGCCGGCCACACCGCGACGCCCGATCAGCGAGGTCCTGCGCCCGGTCCCCCACCCGTACGGCGCGGGCCTGCCGATCCCGGAGCAGCTGCGGGCGCGCTGA
- a CDS encoding DUF2267 domain-containing protein: MRHPGVPFAGAAEIAAEWLAAVGERLGTDDRAVAYRMLRAWLHTVRDRLTVESAARFAASLPDLLRGLFYESWTPHHVPTRYHVPGFVARFAGSADTTRAEVPAAAAAVTAALEELCPPGRLEDVFRALPDSLTALLTGHAEVPRAW, encoded by the coding sequence ATGCGGCACCCGGGAGTCCCCTTCGCCGGGGCAGCGGAGATCGCGGCCGAATGGCTGGCCGCCGTGGGCGAGCGGCTCGGCACCGACGACCGCGCGGTCGCCTACCGGATGCTCCGGGCGTGGTTGCACACCGTCCGGGACCGGCTCACCGTCGAGTCCGCCGCCCGCTTCGCCGCGTCACTGCCGGACTTGCTGCGCGGGCTGTTCTACGAAAGCTGGACCCCGCACCACGTGCCCACCCGCTACCACGTGCCGGGCTTCGTCGCGAGGTTCGCCGGTTCGGCGGACACCACCCGCGCCGAAGTCCCCGCGGCGGCCGCGGCCGTGACGGCGGCGCTGGAAGAGCTGTGCCCGCCCGGCCGGCTCGAGGACGTCTTCCGTGCGCTGCCGGACTCCCTGACGGCGCTGCTGACCGGTCACGCGGAGGTACCCCGTGCGTGGTGA
- a CDS encoding heavy metal translocating P-type ATPase, translating into MRGDRVREAGLLATVVALVAAGGVAWWLAAPVAANAVWAAADLVTLIPAAVWVVADLRAKRWGADLLAVLALVATLAVGEYLAGAIVAAMVATGRVLEAGARRRASRNLTALLDRAPRVAHLRTETGQETVPVEEVRSGQLIVVLPGEVVPVDGVLPDGGTFDESALTGEPLPVTRPAAETVHSGVVNAGAAVDVRASAAAADSAYAGVVRLAEQAAARTARVARIADRVAIWFLPAALLIAALAWLLSGEPGRAVAVLVTATPCPLLLAVPIAVTGGMSRASKAGVVVKDGAALEALGRASVLLMDKTGTVTRGRPEITDVVCAPEHDVAGVLACAAGVEQYSPHVLAAAVVRAAASAGVTPAAAEDVTEEVGAGVRGRAGGREVRVGRSRRAGLPAWARGAARRGRLDLASVLWVEFDGEPVAALLAKDPIRPDAARTMRRLRAAGIGEVRLLTGDRVDNAQEVAAMLGLDDVDAEVTPAGKVAAVAAACARGVTVMTGDGVNDAPALAAADVGVALGSRGATAAAQAADAVILDDRLDRLADAAEIARRSHRLAVQSAVAGTLLSLLAMLAAAGGFLVPVAGALVQEAIDVVVILNALRALGDRKARGPAPAAMVRRFESEHERLLPARAAVRQAADALAEGATPAADAAVRAACRSLTDQLLPHEQAEETELYPALATALGGPEGTVTMSREHAEIGRLARRLQRHVAEASGGIQPDQVDDLRATLYGLDAVLTLHFAQEEEAYFTLPST; encoded by the coding sequence GTGCGTGGTGATCGTGTGCGGGAAGCCGGGCTCCTGGCCACCGTCGTGGCGCTCGTCGCGGCCGGCGGCGTCGCGTGGTGGCTGGCCGCCCCGGTCGCGGCGAACGCCGTCTGGGCGGCCGCGGACCTGGTCACCCTGATCCCGGCCGCCGTGTGGGTCGTCGCCGACCTGCGGGCCAAGCGCTGGGGTGCCGACCTGCTCGCGGTGCTCGCGCTGGTCGCCACCCTGGCGGTGGGGGAGTACCTCGCGGGCGCGATCGTCGCGGCGATGGTCGCCACCGGACGCGTCCTCGAAGCCGGGGCGCGGCGGCGGGCGAGCCGGAACCTGACAGCGCTGCTCGACCGGGCGCCGCGCGTGGCACACCTGCGCACCGAGACCGGCCAGGAGACCGTCCCGGTCGAGGAGGTGCGGTCCGGGCAGCTGATCGTCGTGCTGCCGGGTGAGGTCGTACCGGTCGACGGCGTGCTGCCGGACGGCGGCACCTTCGACGAGTCCGCGCTGACCGGCGAACCCCTGCCGGTGACCCGGCCCGCGGCCGAAACCGTCCACAGTGGAGTCGTCAACGCGGGTGCCGCCGTGGACGTCCGGGCGAGCGCCGCCGCGGCCGACAGCGCCTACGCCGGCGTCGTGCGGCTCGCCGAGCAGGCCGCCGCCCGCACGGCGCGGGTGGCCCGGATCGCCGACCGCGTCGCGATCTGGTTCCTGCCCGCGGCGCTGCTGATCGCCGCACTCGCGTGGCTGCTGAGCGGGGAACCCGGCCGGGCGGTCGCGGTGCTGGTGACGGCGACGCCGTGCCCGCTGCTGCTGGCCGTCCCGATCGCGGTGACCGGGGGCATGTCCCGGGCGTCGAAGGCCGGCGTGGTCGTGAAGGACGGCGCGGCGCTCGAAGCGCTCGGCCGGGCCTCCGTCCTGCTGATGGACAAGACCGGCACCGTGACGCGCGGCCGGCCCGAGATCACCGACGTCGTCTGCGCGCCGGAACACGACGTGGCCGGAGTCCTCGCCTGCGCGGCCGGCGTCGAACAGTACTCGCCGCACGTACTGGCGGCAGCCGTCGTGCGCGCCGCCGCTTCGGCCGGGGTCACCCCGGCGGCCGCCGAAGACGTCACCGAGGAGGTCGGGGCCGGTGTGCGCGGCCGGGCCGGCGGACGCGAGGTGCGGGTGGGCCGCTCGCGCCGGGCCGGACTGCCGGCGTGGGCGCGGGGCGCCGCCCGGCGCGGCCGGCTGGACCTCGCGTCCGTGCTGTGGGTGGAGTTCGACGGTGAGCCGGTCGCGGCACTGCTCGCGAAGGACCCGATCCGGCCCGACGCCGCCCGCACCATGCGGCGGCTGCGGGCCGCCGGGATCGGCGAGGTCCGGCTGCTCACCGGCGACCGCGTCGACAACGCCCAGGAGGTCGCCGCGATGCTCGGCCTGGACGACGTCGACGCCGAAGTGACGCCGGCGGGGAAGGTCGCCGCGGTGGCGGCCGCCTGCGCCCGGGGCGTGACCGTGATGACCGGCGACGGCGTCAACGACGCGCCCGCGCTGGCGGCGGCCGACGTCGGGGTCGCACTCGGCTCGCGCGGGGCGACGGCGGCCGCGCAGGCCGCCGACGCGGTGATCCTCGACGACCGCCTCGACCGGCTGGCGGACGCGGCGGAGATCGCTCGCCGGTCGCACCGGCTGGCCGTGCAGAGCGCGGTGGCCGGGACGCTGCTGTCGCTGCTGGCGATGCTCGCCGCGGCCGGCGGGTTCCTGGTCCCGGTGGCGGGTGCCCTGGTCCAGGAAGCCATCGACGTCGTGGTGATCCTGAACGCGTTGCGCGCCTTGGGCGACCGGAAGGCACGGGGGCCGGCGCCGGCGGCGATGGTGCGGCGGTTCGAGTCGGAGCACGAACGGCTGCTCCCGGCGCGCGCCGCGGTCCGGCAGGCCGCCGATGCACTGGCCGAGGGCGCGACCCCGGCTGCGGACGCGGCGGTCCGGGCCGCGTGCCGGTCGCTGACCGACCAGCTGCTGCCGCACGAACAGGCCGAGGAGACCGAGCTGTACCCGGCACTGGCCACGGCACTCGGCGGCCCGGAGGGCACGGTGACGATGAGCCGGGAGCACGCGGAGATCGGCCGCCTGGCCCGGCGCCTGCAGCGGCACGTCGCCGAGGCGTCCGGCGGGATCCAGCCCGACCAGGTGGACGACCTGCGGGCGACGCTCTACGGCCTGGACGCGGTGCTGACGCTGCACTTCGCGCAGGAGGAGGAAGCGTACTTCACGCTTCCGTCGACCTGA
- a CDS encoding site-2 protease family protein has product MNATFPLGRPAGVRVGAHWSVLLIMALLAGLLAQSLLPEAVPGRSPAVYWTAGLLGAVLFLGSLLAHELGHALVARHRGLAVDRVTLWVLGGSTEMPDEPPTPRTAFAVAVAGPVTSLLAGAGFLGASFLLPGIAGVTASWLGWTNLALAVFNLLPGAPLDGGRVLQAIVWRLTGDKRRAQATAARSGNVVGLLLAVAGLVELLWFGSFAGLWLAGIGWFLAFSARAELAAGPAPEVLGRIRLGEIMTPDPVTAPGWFTVRGFAEQAASARFRTFPVVSFDGRPLGVVSLARLGRVPEQVRASTRVEDVCARPPACLLAAPETPLSAVLGRIGNRPGQDLVLVVSDGVLAGVVSPADVARTLELAVLGAEARRSAR; this is encoded by the coding sequence ATGAACGCCACCTTCCCGCTCGGGCGGCCCGCCGGTGTCCGCGTCGGCGCGCACTGGTCCGTGCTGCTGATCATGGCCCTGCTGGCCGGGCTGCTGGCGCAATCCCTGCTGCCGGAGGCAGTCCCCGGCCGGTCCCCGGCGGTGTACTGGACGGCCGGGTTGCTCGGCGCGGTGCTGTTCCTCGGCTCCCTGCTGGCGCACGAACTCGGCCACGCGCTCGTCGCGCGGCACCGCGGGCTGGCCGTGGACCGCGTCACGCTGTGGGTGCTCGGCGGCAGCACCGAGATGCCCGACGAACCCCCGACCCCGCGGACGGCGTTCGCGGTCGCGGTCGCCGGTCCGGTGACGAGCCTCCTGGCCGGTGCGGGCTTCCTCGGTGCCTCCTTCCTGCTTCCCGGCATCGCCGGTGTGACGGCGTCCTGGCTGGGCTGGACGAACCTGGCGCTGGCGGTGTTCAACCTGCTGCCGGGCGCACCGCTGGACGGCGGCCGGGTCCTGCAGGCGATCGTCTGGCGGCTGACCGGCGACAAGCGCCGGGCGCAGGCCACCGCGGCCCGGTCGGGCAACGTCGTCGGGCTGCTGCTGGCCGTGGCCGGCCTGGTCGAGCTGCTGTGGTTCGGCAGTTTCGCCGGTCTGTGGCTGGCGGGCATCGGCTGGTTCCTGGCCTTCAGCGCCCGTGCCGAGCTCGCGGCGGGCCCGGCACCCGAGGTCCTCGGCCGGATCCGGCTCGGCGAGATCATGACGCCGGACCCGGTCACGGCTCCCGGCTGGTTCACCGTCCGGGGATTCGCCGAGCAGGCCGCGTCGGCGCGGTTCCGGACGTTCCCGGTGGTTTCGTTCGACGGCCGCCCGCTCGGCGTGGTCAGCCTGGCCCGGCTCGGCCGCGTACCGGAGCAGGTACGGGCCTCGACCCGGGTCGAAGACGTCTGCGCGCGACCACCCGCCTGCCTCCTGGCGGCCCCGGAAACGCCGCTGAGCGCGGTCCTCGGCCGGATCGGCAACCGGCCGGGGCAGGACCTCGTCCTGGTGGTCTCGGACGGCGTGCTGGCCGGCGTGGTCAGCCCGGCCGACGTCGCCCGCACGCTCGAGCTGGCGGTGCTGGGCGCCGAAGCCCGCCGTTCGGCCCGGTAG
- the ppk2 gene encoding polyphosphate kinase 2, protein MGGWKKLPRELYERELLRLQAELVKLQEWVRHEGARLVVVFEGRDAAGKGSTIKRVTEHLNPRVVRIAALPSPTERERTQWYFQRYIEHLPAAGEIVLFDRSWYNRAGVERVMGFCTPEEHKRFLQQCPIFERLLIDDGILLRKYWFSVSLDEQERRFRARIDDPMRRWKLSTIDLQSVTHWEDYSRAKDDMFVHTDTTESPWHVVESEEKRRGRLNMIAHLLAGIPYHEVSRQAVSLPPRPEPTGYFRPDRRLQTYVPDHAATLLPR, encoded by the coding sequence ATGGGCGGATGGAAGAAGCTCCCGCGCGAGCTCTACGAGCGCGAACTGCTGCGGCTGCAGGCCGAGCTGGTAAAGCTGCAGGAGTGGGTGCGCCACGAAGGCGCTCGACTGGTCGTGGTGTTCGAAGGCCGGGACGCGGCGGGCAAGGGCAGCACGATCAAGCGCGTCACCGAGCACCTGAATCCCCGCGTCGTGCGGATCGCCGCGCTGCCGAGCCCGACCGAACGCGAGCGCACGCAGTGGTACTTCCAGCGTTACATCGAGCACCTGCCGGCCGCCGGCGAGATCGTGCTGTTCGACCGCAGCTGGTACAACCGCGCCGGCGTCGAGCGGGTGATGGGGTTCTGCACACCCGAAGAGCACAAGCGGTTCCTCCAGCAGTGCCCGATCTTCGAGCGCCTGCTCATCGACGACGGCATCCTGCTGCGCAAGTACTGGTTCTCCGTCAGCCTCGACGAGCAGGAACGCCGGTTCCGCGCCCGCATCGACGACCCGATGCGCCGCTGGAAGCTTTCGACGATCGACCTGCAGTCGGTGACGCACTGGGAGGACTACTCCCGCGCCAAGGACGACATGTTCGTGCACACCGACACCACCGAATCCCCTTGGCACGTGGTGGAAAGCGAGGAGAAACGGCGCGGGCGGCTGAACATGATCGCGCACCTGCTCGCCGGTATCCCGTACCACGAAGTGTCCCGCCAGGCGGTCTCGCTGCCGCCGCGGCCCGAGCCGACCGGCTACTTCCGCCCCGACCGGCGGCTGCAGACCTACGTCCCCGACCACGCGGCGACCCTGCTGCCGCGCTGA